The Cryptosporangium minutisporangium genome includes a region encoding these proteins:
- a CDS encoding ABC transporter ATP-binding protein, which yields MSATPTNAVDVRDLTRTYRSGAEAVRGISFTVRPGEVFGLLGTNGAGKTSTMDVIAGLASPTTGTVRVLGRDPIRERKAVRHRTGVVLQSGGLPGELTVAEAVRMWAGTMRRPRPAAEAIESVDLVDRLDVAIKSLSGGERRRLDLAIALLGRPELLLLDEPTTGLDAESRRQVWTLIRALVADGTAVLLTTHHLEEAEELSDSLAILHRGRIVAEGTLDEVVATHRAEIRWGAAAGRPPAGVLDGEAVEEQGRHVVVRTGNLQRTLVRLLGWTEDTGVVLPELRATPASLETAFLALARTGEPVDRELEAAR from the coding sequence ATGAGCGCCACCCCGACGAACGCCGTCGACGTCCGCGACCTGACCCGTACCTACCGCTCCGGGGCCGAGGCCGTCCGCGGCATCAGCTTCACGGTCCGACCCGGTGAGGTGTTCGGCCTGCTCGGGACGAACGGCGCAGGCAAGACCTCCACGATGGACGTCATCGCCGGCCTCGCGTCGCCGACCACGGGCACCGTCCGGGTGCTGGGGCGCGATCCGATCCGGGAGCGCAAGGCCGTTCGGCACCGCACCGGCGTCGTCCTCCAGTCCGGCGGATTACCGGGCGAGCTGACCGTCGCCGAGGCCGTCCGGATGTGGGCGGGCACGATGCGCCGCCCGCGGCCGGCCGCCGAGGCGATCGAATCCGTCGACCTGGTCGACCGCCTGGACGTGGCGATCAAGAGCCTGTCCGGCGGTGAACGACGGCGGTTGGACCTCGCGATCGCGCTGCTCGGCCGTCCCGAACTGCTCCTGCTCGACGAGCCGACGACCGGCCTCGACGCGGAGAGCCGTCGGCAGGTCTGGACGCTGATCCGCGCGTTGGTGGCGGACGGCACCGCGGTGCTGCTCACCACCCACCATCTGGAGGAGGCCGAGGAGCTCTCGGACTCCCTCGCCATCCTGCACCGCGGGCGGATCGTCGCCGAGGGCACGCTCGACGAGGTCGTCGCGACGCACCGCGCGGAGATCCGCTGGGGTGCCGCCGCCGGTCGGCCGCCAGCCGGGGTCCTCGACGGCGAGGCCGTCGAGGAGCAGGGCAGGCACGTCGTGGTCCGCACCGGCAACCTGCAGCGGACGCTCGTCCGCCTCCTGGGCTGGACCGAAGACACCGGTGTGGTGCTGCCCGAGCTGCGCGCCACGCCGGCCTCGCTGGAGACCGCGTTCCTCGCGCTGGCCCGCACCGGAGAACCCGTCGATCGCGAACTGGAGGCTGCTCGATGA
- a CDS encoding ABC transporter permease, giving the protein MTAALARTYSLGRAEVLLLRRNRTLLFTALLVPLGLIGLLVAARSGEMDDDATAGAVTTFTGMVLLFVVYYTILSSSVARREEGVLQRLRTGEAADAEILTSMALPGTVVALAQILLFAALGGIALGLPLPDNPLVVLAGVLLGAAVFAVFGLLTAVISRTVESVQITSLPVLAVCLFGAGLVVPLDSMPANVERICGFTPLAPVLELARDGWIGPVDWVSAAGQVGILLAWIGIGVLLIRTSFRWSPRA; this is encoded by the coding sequence ATGACTGCCGCACTGGCCCGGACCTACTCGCTGGGGCGCGCCGAGGTGCTGCTGCTCCGCCGCAACCGGACATTGCTCTTCACCGCCCTGCTGGTGCCGCTGGGACTGATCGGGCTGCTGGTCGCCGCCCGCAGCGGCGAGATGGACGATGACGCGACCGCCGGGGCGGTCACCACGTTCACCGGCATGGTGCTGCTGTTCGTCGTCTACTACACGATCCTGAGCAGCTCGGTGGCCCGCCGCGAGGAGGGCGTGCTGCAGCGCCTGCGCACCGGCGAGGCCGCCGATGCCGAGATCCTGACGTCGATGGCGCTGCCCGGCACGGTGGTCGCGCTCGCACAGATCCTGCTGTTCGCCGCACTCGGCGGGATCGCGCTGGGCCTGCCGCTCCCGGACAACCCGCTCGTCGTCCTGGCCGGTGTCCTGCTGGGCGCCGCCGTGTTCGCGGTCTTCGGACTGCTGACCGCGGTGATCTCCCGAACCGTGGAGTCGGTGCAGATCACCAGCTTGCCGGTACTCGCTGTCTGCCTGTTCGGCGCCGGCCTGGTGGTCCCGCTGGACTCGATGCCCGCGAACGTGGAGAGGATCTGTGGCTTCACCCCGCTGGCCCCGGTGCTGGAACTGGCGCGGGACGGCTGGATCGGCCCGGTCGACTGGGTGAGCGCGGCCGGCCAGGTGGGGATCCTGCTCGCCTGGATCGGGATCGGCGTCCTGCTGATCCGGACGTCGTTCCGCTGGTCGCCCCGTGCATGA
- the ypfJ gene encoding KPN_02809 family neutral zinc metallopeptidase, whose translation MDFDKDANLDLSKVEDARGGGGGFGGGPMVVGGGALGLIVTVVLALLGYNTLGDDSTSPAPSSSANLAQECAVSNTQRFELVQCRQVAVFDDLRDYWSTEGAPALGAQYEDPRLRFFTQGVNTACGQATSAVGPFYCPGDQRIYIDLGFYDDLAQRFGAPGEFAQAYVLAHEFGHHMQYVTGFEREIRQLQQQDPGNQNKYSIALELQADCFAGVWTKNATGGAQSLIEGVSQEDIKSAIQAAGAVGDDRIQEQAGGQVNPETWTHGSAAQREQWFNTGNTSGDPKSCNTLNAR comes from the coding sequence ATGGACTTCGACAAGGACGCCAATCTTGATCTGTCCAAGGTTGAGGACGCTCGCGGCGGCGGGGGTGGCTTCGGTGGCGGCCCCATGGTCGTCGGCGGCGGCGCGCTGGGGCTGATCGTCACCGTGGTGCTGGCCCTGCTCGGGTACAACACGCTCGGCGACGACTCGACGAGCCCGGCGCCCAGCAGCTCGGCGAACCTGGCGCAGGAGTGCGCGGTGAGCAACACCCAGCGATTCGAGCTAGTGCAGTGCCGGCAGGTCGCGGTCTTCGACGACCTGCGCGACTACTGGAGCACCGAGGGCGCCCCCGCGCTCGGCGCGCAGTACGAGGACCCCCGGCTCCGCTTCTTCACCCAGGGCGTGAACACCGCCTGCGGTCAGGCCACCTCCGCGGTCGGACCGTTCTACTGCCCCGGTGACCAGCGCATCTACATCGACCTGGGGTTCTACGACGACTTGGCGCAGCGGTTCGGGGCGCCGGGTGAGTTCGCCCAGGCGTACGTGCTGGCTCACGAGTTCGGTCACCACATGCAGTACGTCACCGGGTTCGAGCGGGAGATCCGTCAGTTGCAGCAGCAGGATCCGGGCAACCAGAACAAGTACTCGATCGCCCTGGAGCTGCAGGCCGACTGCTTCGCCGGCGTCTGGACGAAGAACGCCACCGGCGGCGCCCAGAGCCTGATCGAGGGCGTCTCGCAGGAGGACATCAAGTCCGCGATCCAGGCCGCCGGTGCGGTCGGTGACGACCGGATCCAGGAGCAGGCCGGTGGTCAGGTCAACCCCGAGACCTGGACGCACGGCTCGGCGGCCCAGCGCGAGCAGTGGTTCAACACCGGCAACACCAGCGGCGACCCGAAGAGCTGCAACACGCTCAACGCCAGGTAG